One part of the Prunus persica cultivar Lovell chromosome G5, Prunus_persica_NCBIv2, whole genome shotgun sequence genome encodes these proteins:
- the LOC109949314 gene encoding zinc finger MYM-type protein 1-like — protein MERFFKRKSSLGSSDSVGSSRTSSSRQSELDEVLVNLQADPGLRIRMIEYDTNITDEVRRAYLQKGPCQPKVGSEAFTRAGFKNWKKWRERMKVHVGPVGSVHNKAREAATNLMNQNTHIETALSKHSEQARMAYRRCLIASIKCTKFLLRQGLSFRENDESATSSNRGNYLELLQFLADNDEKVKEVVLQNAPGNLKLVAPKIQKDIVNACAGETLDVIMSGLKDRFFSILVDEARDISVKEQMAMMLRYVDDKGHVIERFVGVQHVTDTTSSSLKDAIDIFFSSNGLSFSKLRGQGYDGASNMRGELNGLKTKILREQPCAYYVHCFAHQLQLALVAVAKNNIDIASFFTTTNSVVNHVGASCKRRMHLEHNSKKNL, from the exons ATGGAAAGattttttaagagaaagtCATCATTGGGTAGTTCGGATAGTGTGGGTAGTTCaagaacttcaagttcaagaCAAAGTGAGTTAGATGAGGTTTTGGTTAATCTTCAGGCAGACCCGGGACTAAGAATTCGTATGATTGAGTATGATACTAATATTACAGATGAGGTTCGAAGAGCATATCTACAAAAAGGACCTTGTCAACCTAAAG TGGGTAGTGAAGCCTTCACTAGAGCAGGGTTTAAGAATTGGAAGAAATGGAGAGAAAGAATGAAGGTGCATGTTGGACCGGTTGGTAGTGTTCATAATAAAGCTAGAGAAGCCGCTACAAATTTGATGAATCAAAATACACATATTGAAACGGCTCTGAGCAAACACTCTGAACAAGCTCGTATGGCATATCGAAGATGCTTAATTGCATCAATCAAGTGCACTAAGTTTCTATTGAGACAAGGTCTTTCTTTTCGTGAAAATGATGAAAGTGCCACTTCAAGCAATAGGGGAAATTACTTGGAGCTATTGCAATTCCTTGCAGACAATGATGAGAAAGTTAAAGAAGTTGTGTTGCAAAATGCTCCGGGGAATCTCAAGTTAGTAGCTCCAAAGATTCAAAAAGATATTGTCAATGCATGTGCCGGGGAAACACTTGATGTTATCATGAGTGGTTTAAAAGATAGATTCTTTTCTATATTAGTGGATGAAGCACGTGATATTTCTGTGAAAGAGCAAATGGCTATGATGTTGCGTTATGTGGACGACAAAGGGCATGTAATTGAAAGGTTTGTAGGGGTTCAACATGTTACCGACACCACTTCAAGTTCACTAAAGGATGCCATTgacatattcttttcttccaatGGTTTGAGCTTTTCCAAGTTACGAGGACAAGGTTATGATGGAGCTAGCAATATGAGAGGTGAGTTGAATGGCCTTaaaacaaagattttgagagaaCAACCTTGTGCATACTATGTTCATTGCTTTGCTCATCAACTTCAACTAGCACTTGTTGCCGTAGCAAAGaacaatattgatattgcctCTTTCTTCACAACCACTAATAGTGTGGTTAACCATGTTGGAGCATCGTGTAAGCGGCGTATGCACTTAGAGCACAACTCCAAGAAGAACTTGTGA
- the LOC109949313 gene encoding uncharacterized protein LOC109949313, translating to MIIDDNPNDSAGEANKIQREMLTFQFVFHLFLMKAILGLTNDVSQALQKKDQEIVNAMALVKSCKKKLHWMRNNGFDALVEEVSSFCDKHHIDVPNMDEAFVLPRRSRHNAPIKTNRHHYRVELFIYVIDEQLTELDDHFNEVNTELLICLACLSPNDSFVAFDKQKLLLLAQFYPQDFSDGDLLASDDQLELYIHYVSSSSDFSDLQGIGDLAKKIVETRMHRAFNYVYLLITLALVLPVATASVERAFSVMNIIKGPLRNKIGDQWLSDSLLVYVEKDVFDCIENEAINLRFQNMKPRRGQL from the coding sequence ATGATTATTGATGATAATCCCAATGATAGTGCCGGTGAAGCAAATAAGATTCAAAGGGAAATGCTTACTTTTCAGTTTGTGTTTCACCTATTCTTAATGAAGGCTATATTGGGACTCACAAATGATGTGTCACAAGcattgcaaaagaaagatcaagaaaTTGTGAATGCAATGGCTTTGGTGAAATCATGCAAGAAAAAGCTACATTGGATGAGGAATAATGGGTTTGATGCATTGGTTGAAGAGGTGTCTTCATTTTGTGACAAACATCATATTGATGTTCCTAACATGGATGAGGCCTTCGTACTTCCAAGGAGGTCAAGGCACAATGCTCCAATAAAGACAAATCGTCATCATTATCGTGTGGAGCTCTTTATTTATGTCATTGATGAGCAACTCACGGAATTAGATGATCATTTTAATGAGGTAAATACTGAGTTGCTTATTTGTTTGGCATGTTTGAGTCCGAATGATTCATTTGTAGCTTTTGATAAACAAAAGCTACTTCTTCTTGCTCAATTTTATCCTCAAGACTTTTCGGATGGGGATCTTTTGGCATCTGATGATCAACTTGAGCTTTATATTCATTATGTGAGTTCGAGTAGTGATTTCTCTGACTTGCAAGGGATTGGTGATCTTGCAAAAAAAATAGTGGAGACAAGGATGCATCGAGCATTCAATTATGTGTATTTGCTTATTACATTGGCTCTAGTTTTACCGGTTGCTACTGCTTCAGTCGAAAGGGCATTCTCCGTCATGAATATTATCAAAGGTCCACTTCGGAACAAAATAGGAGATCAATGGTTGAGTGATAGCTTGCTTGTTTATGTTGAGAAGGATGTTTTTGATTGTATTGAAAATGAAGCTATAAATCTAcgttttcaaaatatgaaacctCGTCGTggtcaattgtaa
- the LOC18777743 gene encoding probable ribosome biogenesis protein RLP24: MRLEKCWFCSSTVYPGHGIQFVRNDAKIFRFCRSKCHKNFKMKRNPRKVKWTKAYRRLRGKDMTQDSTFEFERKRNRPERYDRNLTANTLKAIKKIDKVRVDREARHHEKRMKGKKAKEHREAAKELEQSISLVKAPSVLQQDPSFNLPIKVKVSQQQPDKSLAMMEE, encoded by the exons ATGAGGTTGGAGAAATGCTGGTTCTGTTCCTCCACCGTGTATCCTGGACATGGGATTCAGTTCGTTCGTAATGATGCAAAG ATTTTTCGATTTTGTAGATCCAAATGCCACAAGAACTTTAAAATGAAGAGGAATCCTCGCAAGGTAAAATGGACTAAGGCCTATAGGCGGTTGCGTGGGAAGGATATGACACAG GACTCGACCTTTGAGTTTGAGAGAAAGCGAAATAGGCCTGAGAGATATGACAGGAATCTTACAGCAAACACTCTGAAGGCCATTAAGAAGATCGATAAAGTTAGAGTTGATAGGGAGGCCAGACACCATGAGAAGAG GATGAAGGGCAAGAAGGCCAAGGAGCACAGGGAGGCAGCAAAAGAGTTGGAACAGAGCATCAGCTTGGTCAAAGCTCCAAGTGTGCTACAACAAGATCCATCGTTCAACTTACCGATCAAGGTCAAGGTTTCTCAACAGCAGCCCGACAAAAGCCTCGCCATGATGGAGGAGTAA
- the LOC18776546 gene encoding homeobox protein MOX-2, which yields MPTKMGTCCKEKGVLVSVYVEKPKRRTFSNHRHHHHHHHHNNHHHIHHTIKREVVHYRRGADGRGYISRRAELLQYSQHLRQSARSAPAASTALNPRPNHTNSQQSHAQIVAVRRKPNKISKAPICFGNWKIPGMFGFFTSSQAKKDRKTRTKRTGSTTSNKIKAVIKSLKVQKQRGVFSKMFSSTKRK from the exons atgcCGACCAAAATG GGAACATGCTGCAAGGAGAAAGGGGTGTTGGTGAGCGTGTACGTGGAGAAACCGAAGAGGAGGACGTTCTCAAATCACcgtcaccatcaccatcaccaccatcacAATAACCATCATCATATTCATCACACCATCAAGAGAGAGGTTGTTCATTACAGGCGTGGTGCTGATGGAAGAGGGTACATTAGTAGGAGAGCTGAGCTCCTTCAGTACTCTCAACACCTTCGGCAATCTGCTAGATCAGCACCAGCTGCTTCCACAGCCTTAAATCCAAGGCCTAACCATACCAATAGTCAACAATCTCATGCCCAG ATTGTTGCTGTCCGAAGAAAGCCAAATAAGATTTCGAAAGCACCAATCTGCTTTGGCAACTGGAAAATCCCGGGCATGTTTGGATTTTTTACAAGTTCACAAGCTAAGAAAGACAGGAAGACAAGAACAAAGCGTACTGGCTCTACCACcagcaacaaaataaaagctgTTATAAAAAGCTTGAAG GTGCAAAAGCAACGGGGAGTCTTTTCCAAGATGTTCTCATCTACAAAGCGAAAGTGA